A DNA window from Choloepus didactylus isolate mChoDid1 chromosome 9, mChoDid1.pri, whole genome shotgun sequence contains the following coding sequences:
- the EEF1D gene encoding elongation factor 1-delta has translation MATNFLVHEKIWFDKFKYDDAERKFYEQMNGPLAGPSHQENGASVILRDIARARENIQKSLAGSAGSGASSGPGGDHSELVVRLASLEVENQSLRGVVQDLQQAISKLEARLSALEKSSPAYRAAAPQTQHVSPMRQVEPLTQKAATPAEDDEDNNLDLFGSDEEEDKEAARLREERLRQYAEKKARKPTLVAKSSILLDVKPWDDETDMGQLEACVRSIQLDGLTWGGSKLVPVGYGIRKLQIQCVVEDDKVGTDLLEEEITKFEEHVQSVDIAAFNKI, from the coding sequence ATGGCTACTAACTTCCTGGTACATGAGAAGATCTGGTTCGATAAGTTCAAGTATGACGATGCCGAGAGGAAGTTCTACGAGCAGATGAACGGGCCTCTGGCCGGTCCCTCCCACCAGGAGAATGGCGCCAGCGTGATCCTCCGCGACATTGCCAGAGCCAGAGAGAACATCCAGAAATCCCTGGCCGGAAGTGCAGGCTCTGGGGCCTCCAGCGGGCCTGGCGGGGACCACAGCGAGCTCGTCGTCCGGCTCGCCAGCCTGGAAGTAGAGAACCAGAGCCTGCGAGGCGTGGTGCAGGACTTGCAGCAGGCCATCTCTAAGCTGGAGGCCCGGCTGAGCGCCCTGGAAAAGAGCTCCCCTGCCTACCGGGCAGCAGCTCCTCAGACCCAGCACGTGTCTCCCATGCGCCAAGTGGAGCCCCTGACCCAGAAGGCGGCCACGCCTGCAGAAGATGACGAGGACAACAACCTGGACCTGTTTGGCAGCGACGAGGAGGAGGATAAGGAGGCAGCACGGCTGCGGGAGGAGCGGCTGCGGCAGTATGCGGAGAAGAAGGCCCGGAAGCCCACCCTGGTGGCCAAGTCCTCCATCCTCCTGGACGTCAAGCCTTGGGACGACGAGACAGACATGGGTCAGCTGGAGGCCTGCGTGCGCTCCATCCAGCTGGACGGGCTGACCTGGGGGGGCTCCAAGCTGGTGCCCGTCGGCTACGGCATCCGCAAGCTGCAGATCCAGTGTGTGGTGGAGGACGACAAGGTGGGCACAGACTTGCTGGAGGAGGAGATCACCAAGTTCGAGGAGCACGTGCAGAGTGTGGACATCGCAGCTTTCAACAAGATTTGA